A genome region from Streptomyces antimycoticus includes the following:
- a CDS encoding alpha/beta hydrolase family protein, with the protein MPAPDTAAPRAVPASTTAIISVKPVVLPAPERGDDLRVRVSAPASGSDLPIVVLAHGFGLSMSSYDPLVDFWAANGFVVLQPTFLDSLTLGITPADPRYPDIWRIRVQDVERVLDELDHIVAAVPGLGDRVDSDRIAVAGHSWGGQTVSMLLGARVVGADGQPGPDKTDTRVKAGVLLATTGIGGDALTPFAAENFSFMSPDFDRLTTPALVVAGDHDQSLLSTRGPDWFTDVYRYSPGAQSLLTLFGAEHSLGGIHAYGAKDTTDESPERVALIQKASWAYLRSALGIDDREWKQVRTELAEAADPIGRIDDK; encoded by the coding sequence ATGCCCGCACCCGATACGGCCGCCCCGCGCGCCGTTCCCGCCTCGACCACCGCGATCATCAGCGTCAAGCCGGTCGTCCTGCCCGCACCGGAGCGCGGCGACGACCTGCGGGTGCGCGTGTCAGCCCCCGCCTCCGGCAGCGACCTCCCGATCGTCGTACTCGCTCATGGCTTCGGCCTGTCGATGTCCTCGTACGACCCGCTCGTCGATTTCTGGGCCGCCAACGGCTTCGTCGTCCTGCAGCCCACCTTCCTCGATTCGCTGACCCTCGGCATCACCCCTGCCGATCCGCGATACCCCGACATCTGGCGCATCCGGGTCCAGGACGTCGAGCGCGTACTCGACGAACTCGACCACATCGTCGCCGCGGTCCCCGGCCTCGGTGACCGCGTCGACAGCGACCGCATCGCCGTCGCGGGGCACTCCTGGGGCGGACAGACCGTCAGCATGCTTCTCGGCGCGCGCGTTGTCGGCGCGGACGGGCAGCCCGGCCCCGACAAGACCGATACCCGTGTGAAAGCCGGCGTGCTCCTCGCGACGACGGGCATCGGCGGCGACGCCTTGACGCCGTTCGCCGCGGAGAACTTCTCCTTCATGAGCCCCGACTTCGACCGCCTGACCACGCCGGCTCTGGTGGTCGCGGGCGACCACGACCAGTCCCTCCTCTCGACGCGCGGCCCCGACTGGTTCACCGACGTGTACAGGTACAGCCCCGGGGCCCAGAGCCTGCTCACCCTGTTCGGGGCCGAGCACTCGCTCGGCGGGATCCACGCCTACGGCGCCAAGGACACCACGGACGAGAGCCCCGAGCGCGTCGCTCTGATCCAGAAGGCTTCGTGGGCCTACCTCCGTAGCGCTCTCGGGATCGACGACAGGGAATGGAAGCAGGTGCGGACCGAACTCGCGGAGGCCGCCGA
- a CDS encoding TetR/AcrR family transcriptional regulator yields MSEGDKPMPATPSSAKRADARRNEKALLDAAASVFVTDGVDAPVRRIAAAAGVGMGTIYRHFPTRADLVVAVYRHQVDTCAEAGPSLLATATSPFAALRQWVELFVDFLATKHGLAAAMRNDPDGFTALHALFIERLVPALAEILHAARDAGEVTADVAPYQLIRAIGDICAGGERVDPNYDVRLTIRLLLDGCRR; encoded by the coding sequence GTGAGTGAAGGCGACAAGCCGATGCCGGCCACCCCGAGCTCGGCCAAGCGCGCGGACGCCCGGCGGAACGAGAAGGCTCTGCTCGATGCCGCGGCGTCGGTGTTCGTCACGGATGGAGTGGACGCGCCGGTGCGCCGGATCGCCGCCGCGGCGGGCGTCGGCATGGGCACGATCTACCGGCACTTCCCCACGCGCGCGGACCTCGTCGTGGCCGTGTATCGGCACCAGGTCGACACCTGCGCCGAAGCCGGGCCCTCCCTGCTCGCGACGGCGACGTCACCGTTCGCCGCGCTGCGTCAATGGGTGGAGCTCTTCGTGGACTTCCTGGCGACCAAGCATGGGCTGGCCGCCGCCATGCGCAACGATCCCGACGGCTTCACCGCCCTGCACGCGCTGTTCATCGAGCGACTCGTGCCGGCTCTCGCCGAGATCCTCCACGCCGCCCGGGACGCGGGCGAGGTCACGGCTGACGTCGCCCCCTACCAGTTGATCCGTGCGATCGGCGACATCTGCGCGGGCGGAGAGAGGGTCGATCCGAATTACGACGTGCGTCTCACCATTCGGCTGCTGCTCGACGGATGCCGGCGGTAG
- a CDS encoding SDR family oxidoreductase yields the protein MRVFVTGGTGLIGSAVVAELLGNGHTVLTLARSDASARAAEAAGAEPLRGALADLDALRAGVAQTDGVIHLAFANDFSSPDALAKAVAEESAAIATLGEELVGSDRPFVTASGTPHVPGRASTEADPAMTDGPVGGRGRAVTAALGLASRGVRSAAVRLPRTVHNQGTGGFAGLLTDIARRTGISGYPGDGAQRWPAVHALDAAVLFRLALERAPAGSSWHAVADEGDKVRDIAAVIGRRLDVPVESVSSETYGPLGPIFATDQPSSSTHTREALGWEPKHPSLLEDLENIQP from the coding sequence ATGCGCGTCTTCGTCACCGGTGGCACCGGCCTGATCGGCTCCGCCGTCGTCGCCGAACTGCTCGGCAACGGCCACACCGTCCTCACACTCGCCCGCTCCGACGCGTCCGCACGGGCCGCCGAAGCGGCCGGCGCCGAGCCGCTCCGAGGAGCTCTCGCCGACCTGGACGCCCTTCGCGCCGGCGTCGCGCAGACCGACGGGGTGATCCACCTCGCCTTCGCCAACGACTTCAGCAGCCCTGACGCCCTCGCGAAGGCGGTCGCCGAGGAAAGCGCCGCCATCGCGACCCTCGGCGAGGAACTCGTCGGCAGCGACCGCCCCTTCGTCACCGCCTCGGGTACACCCCATGTGCCGGGCCGCGCCTCCACCGAGGCCGACCCCGCCATGACCGATGGGCCGGTCGGCGGTCGCGGTCGCGCGGTCACGGCGGCCCTGGGCCTGGCCTCGCGCGGGGTCCGGAGCGCGGCCGTACGCCTGCCGCGCACGGTTCACAACCAGGGCACCGGCGGGTTCGCCGGGTTGCTGACCGACATCGCACGCCGGACCGGAATATCCGGCTACCCAGGAGACGGCGCGCAGCGCTGGCCGGCCGTGCACGCGCTCGACGCGGCGGTCCTCTTCCGGCTCGCCCTGGAGCGGGCGCCGGCCGGTAGCTCCTGGCACGCCGTGGCCGACGAGGGAGACAAGGTGCGTGACATCGCCGCGGTCATCGGCCGACGGCTGGACGTGCCGGTCGAGTCGGTGTCATCGGAGACCTACGGCCCCCTCGGCCCGATCTTCGCGACCGACCAGCCCTCGTCCAGCACCCACACCCGAGAGGCGCTCGGCTGGGAGCCGAAGCATCCGTCCCTTCTGGAGGACCTGGAGAACATCCAGCCCTGA